From the Argopecten irradians isolate NY chromosome 13, Ai_NY, whole genome shotgun sequence genome, one window contains:
- the LOC138306465 gene encoding sialate:O-sulfotransferase 1-like: MIYVSAALIKQVGSGLDISVMNTKTRYLFGVILCMFGIGFLCIRHAKYQFNVHDIEFKITYNRKNPELLPKELESCPLRNVSIMKKKEKFIHVGLLSYPGSGNTWTRHMIQQLTGYCTGTVYCDRFLAKKGFPGECVFPSTKAKGCIIYKSHYNVKDKLRGFQKAIILIRNPFDALKAFFNWHTGKQSQYSVNAAVLQKNNKTRIIKDRFHALVDPSKFNSTAWSAHVKRESTVWRDSYLTWLNVFQNRSLVVRYKDLRENLIPTLRKISKFLDVQSTEMDYICTDVNKEGQHHRKQTYSLETADIFTDQQIDMVNSAIMTVMNATKNRYSLKDFIFVNPK; encoded by the exons ATGATATATGTAAGTGCTGCATTAATAAAACAGGTAGGTTCTGGACTAGATATATCAGTGATGAATACCAAAACACGTTACCTTTTCGGAGTGATTCTATGCATGTTTGGAATAGGATTTCTGTGTATCCGACATgctaaatatcaatttaatgttcacgatattgaatttaaaatcaCGTATAATCGGAAAAATCCAGAGTTGTTACCAAAGGAACTGGAGTCCTGTCCATTGCGGAATGTATCTATcatgaaaaagaaagaaaaattcATACATGTAGGACTTCTAAGCTACCCTGGATCGGGAAATACCTGGACACGCCATATGATACAACAACTGACAG GCTATTGTACTGGGACTGTTTATTGTGATAGGTTTTTAGCCAAAAAAGGATTCCCCGGAGAATGTGTCTTTCCTAGTACAAAAGCAAAAGgctgtataatatataaaagtCACTATAACGTGAAGGATAAGCTCAGAGGATTCCAAAAGGCCATAATACTGATACGAAATCCATTCGATGCTCTTAAAGCTTTTTTTAACTGGCATACTGGAAAACAGTCTCAATATTCAGTGAATGCAGCAGTccttcaaaaaaataataagacaAGAATTATTAAAGATCGATTCCATGCCTTAGTGGACCCATCGAAATTCAACTCAACTG CCTGGTCCGCACATGTAAAACGGGAAAGTACTGTGTGGAGGGATTCCTACTTAACATGGCTGAACGTATTTCAAAACCGTTCCTTGGTGGTACGTTATAAGGATCTTAGAGAAAACCTCATCCCAACACTGAGGAAGATCAGCAAATTCCTTGATGTCCAGTCGACAGAAATGGATTATATCTGTACAGATGTCAACAAGGAGGGACAACATCACCGGAAACAAACCTATTCACTAGAGACGGCGGACATATTTACAGATCAACAAATTGATATGGTGAACAGTGCCATCATGACTGTCATGAACGCAACGAAGAACCGGTATAgtttaaaggattttatttttgttaatccAAAATAG